A region from the Caldicellulosiruptor naganoensis genome encodes:
- a CDS encoding glycoside hydrolase family 15 protein has translation MRKPHVVEAIIGNTKVLGQLDSNGILQRFYWPAVDYYQQLKLFLAAVFLDGLVFFEDENFKIKSGFVDDFAYFFEYKIADKTIFQLDFVDFETDSLVRLWETAFEDFYVFLEPMINSSSLFNAAKADKENEIIYAYFKGRYIGLAFENKIKSFTVKNGIDDAKDNQLEGWNEATNPQIAVKLENTGKVVCFLAFGNSKDEVYHKLSYLKQKGYDDIYSQNKAFWEKKFSKVKIICTEDPKNIELQKRSAYVFYTLQNSKTGGILAASEVDEKFFHCGGYGFVWGRDAAFITAAMDELGMSSEVEKFFDFKFSCQEKEGFWDQRYYTDGSLAPSWGIQIDETASVVWGFLEHCEKKNSLHLIDLYKDKLKKALLFLLRRVDEQKGVVCRSFDLWEEREGIHLYSNASIYAALKKAKKYFPELENEIEKKLKAIKNQMATRFYSPKLSRYVRSTDVKISHEEFLKLPEENRYMQKDERYEITYYFKKQDEVVDISMLGVYYPFEMIDAEDEAFKATVLAIERECQNKIVGGYKRYSDDKYIGGNPWILTTLWLAIYYKKTGQIDRAEKLFEWAKAHSLPNGLFPEQVDKLTGKPAWVVPLAWSHAMYVLYLYE, from the coding sequence ATGAGAAAGCCGCACGTAGTAGAAGCTATAATTGGGAATACAAAGGTTTTGGGGCAGCTTGATTCAAATGGCATATTGCAAAGGTTTTATTGGCCTGCAGTAGATTATTATCAGCAGCTAAAACTCTTTTTGGCAGCTGTTTTTTTGGATGGGCTTGTATTTTTCGAAGATGAAAATTTCAAGATAAAAAGTGGATTTGTGGATGACTTTGCGTACTTTTTTGAATATAAAATTGCAGACAAGACAATTTTTCAGCTTGACTTTGTTGACTTTGAAACAGACAGCTTGGTTCGTTTATGGGAAACGGCTTTTGAAGACTTCTATGTCTTTTTAGAACCCATGATAAATTCTTCAAGCCTTTTTAATGCTGCAAAGGCTGATAAAGAAAATGAAATAATCTATGCATATTTTAAAGGGAGATATATAGGTCTTGCTTTTGAGAATAAGATAAAAAGCTTTACAGTTAAAAACGGAATTGATGATGCAAAGGATAATCAGCTGGAAGGCTGGAATGAAGCTACAAATCCACAGATTGCAGTAAAACTTGAAAATACAGGAAAGGTTGTATGTTTTCTTGCTTTTGGAAACTCAAAAGATGAAGTCTATCATAAGCTCTCTTATTTAAAGCAAAAGGGGTATGACGATATTTACAGTCAAAACAAAGCCTTTTGGGAAAAGAAATTCTCAAAAGTAAAGATCATTTGTACAGAAGATCCCAAAAACATAGAGCTTCAAAAAAGAAGTGCCTATGTATTTTATACTCTGCAAAATTCCAAAACAGGTGGAATTTTAGCAGCATCTGAGGTTGACGAGAAGTTTTTCCACTGTGGCGGTTATGGTTTTGTCTGGGGTAGAGACGCTGCGTTTATAACAGCAGCAATGGATGAGCTCGGGATGTCAAGTGAGGTTGAAAAATTTTTTGACTTTAAATTTTCTTGTCAGGAGAAGGAAGGATTCTGGGACCAGAGATATTATACGGATGGCAGTTTGGCACCAAGCTGGGGAATTCAGATTGATGAGACTGCTTCGGTTGTATGGGGCTTTTTAGAACATTGCGAGAAGAAAAATTCTCTTCATTTGATTGATTTGTATAAAGATAAGCTCAAAAAAGCACTGCTGTTCTTGCTACGTAGAGTAGATGAACAAAAAGGAGTTGTGTGCAGAAGCTTTGACCTGTGGGAAGAAAGAGAAGGAATTCATCTTTACTCAAATGCAAGCATATATGCTGCGCTAAAGAAAGCCAAAAAATATTTTCCTGAGCTTGAAAATGAAATTGAAAAGAAGCTAAAGGCAATAAAAAATCAGATGGCAACAAGATTTTACAGTCCTAAACTTTCCCGGTATGTAAGGTCAACAGATGTTAAAATTTCACATGAGGAATTTTTAAAGCTTCCTGAAGAGAACAGGTACATGCAAAAAGATGAGAGATATGAGATAACCTATTATTTCAAGAAGCAAGATGAAGTTGTTGACATTTCAATGTTGGGGGTTTACTATCCGTTCGAAATGATAGATGCTGAGGATGAAGCTTTTAAAGCTACTGTTTTGGCTATCGAAAGGGAATGCCAAAACAAGATTGTGGGTGGCTACAAAAGATATTCCGATGATAAATACATTGGTGGAAATCCATGGATACTGACAACACTCTGGCTTGCAATTTACTACAAAAAAACAGGGCAGATTGACAGGGCAGAAAAACTTTTTGAGTGGGCAAAAGCGCACAGTTTGCCAAACGGACTTTTCCCAGAGCAGGTTGACAAGCTCACTGGCAAGCCTGCCTGGGTTGTCCCTTTGGCATGGTCTCATGCAATGTATGTGCTGTATCTTTATGAATAA
- a CDS encoding VWA domain-containing protein: protein MLANSTTQAGASVQDTSLIQSPRQILFVQIEKLSNLPEPFYDLKPSYDEKLKQVKITLIKAMNYFDSDTTIVDQNFFDYIEKAVRKLEHYLNHENIKEDVVPAIEEIRTSCIQTARLVVENLKKLCEENESIFTQKQKKEFLKAIEEYNKGYEFESKRNSEQAIHFYRKSWEGLNELKKALAQLQDKDSDTCPDFLEEKFGLKTNKKDTDGDNLSDFFEVLKLFNLTDGNLVDTDKDSIPDSKEDPDEDRLTNIDEQEFGTDPLLPDTDSDELDDYFEIFTFKSSPIKCDTDEDGLFDKSEYLLGTDPNNPDTDQDGILDGLEEYRQVFTEEQTGAKVEITAEGDISKFVETRSFKDEEIFQKVYGLVSTPVDIDVYATFKEAKVYIPIETTKVPNGDIQNVKMFYFDEELKTFVPLDEQGVDVENKIVWAKTDHFTTFVLFYIPTWKAVWEVPVNKGEREVSQQTKYIDIVFVLDSSGSMSWNDPNNYRKTAAKSFVDALIQETEQLL, encoded by the coding sequence TTGCTTGCAAATAGTACGACTCAGGCAGGAGCATCAGTTCAAGATACATCTTTGATTCAAAGTCCACGGCAGATTTTGTTTGTTCAGATTGAGAAGTTGTCTAACTTACCAGAACCTTTTTATGACCTGAAACCATCATACGACGAAAAATTGAAACAGGTAAAGATTACACTGATAAAAGCTATGAATTATTTTGACAGTGACACCACTATTGTTGACCAGAACTTTTTTGACTATATTGAAAAAGCAGTTAGAAAGCTCGAACATTATCTAAACCATGAAAACATCAAAGAAGATGTAGTTCCTGCAATAGAAGAGATAAGGACAAGCTGCATTCAGACAGCAAGGTTGGTTGTAGAAAATCTAAAGAAGTTATGTGAAGAAAATGAGAGTATTTTTACTCAAAAACAGAAAAAAGAGTTTTTAAAAGCAATTGAGGAGTATAACAAGGGGTATGAGTTTGAAAGTAAAAGGAATAGTGAACAAGCTATACATTTTTACAGAAAGTCATGGGAAGGTTTAAACGAACTGAAAAAGGCACTTGCGCAGCTGCAGGATAAAGACAGTGACACCTGTCCGGACTTTTTAGAGGAAAAATTTGGACTTAAGACAAACAAAAAGGATACAGACGGGGATAATCTTTCAGATTTTTTTGAGGTTTTAAAACTTTTCAATTTAACTGATGGTAACCTTGTTGACACAGACAAAGACAGCATACCGGACAGTAAGGAAGACCCGGACGAAGATAGACTAACAAATATTGATGAGCAGGAATTTGGTACAGACCCTCTTTTGCCTGACACAGACAGTGATGAGTTAGATGATTACTTTGAAATATTCACATTCAAAAGTTCACCGATAAAATGTGATACTGATGAAGATGGTCTATTTGACAAGAGCGAGTATTTACTTGGCACGGACCCTAATAACCCTGATACAGACCAGGATGGTATTTTGGACGGACTTGAAGAATATAGGCAGGTATTTACAGAAGAACAAACAGGTGCAAAGGTTGAAATCACTGCAGAGGGAGATATTTCGAAATTTGTTGAGACAAGAAGTTTCAAGGATGAAGAGATATTCCAGAAGGTGTATGGTTTAGTTTCTACACCTGTTGACATTGATGTATATGCAACTTTTAAGGAAGCCAAGGTATACATTCCAATTGAAACGACAAAAGTTCCAAACGGAGATATTCAGAATGTGAAAATGTTCTACTTTGATGAAGAGTTAAAGACATTTGTTCCACTTGACGAACAAGGTGTAGACGTCGAAAACAAAATAGTATGGGCTAAAACAGATCATTTCACAACTTTTGTGCTCTTCTATATACCAACATGGAAAGCAGTTTGGGAAGTTCCAGTAAACAAAGGCGAAAGAGAAGTGAGTCAGCAGACAAAGTATATAGACATAGTGTTTGTGCTTGATTCATCCGGGAGCATGAGTTGGAATGACCCGAACAATTACAGAAAAACAGCAGCAAAATCGTTTGTAGATGCACTTATACAGGAAACAGAGCAGCTGTTATAG
- a CDS encoding VWA domain-containing protein, protein MQPLTHDFEAVKSAIDRIDSYGGTNIAAGIRLANQQLISYSSDDRIKVIILLTDGEGYYDGNLTVQAKENNITIYTIGLGTSVDENLLKNIAAQTGGMYFPVSSASQLPQVFKRITEIVTEPIDTDGDGIPDSVEVKGARTGFGTMVYSDPNNPDTDGDGLSDKDEIGELVCGPNGEYYKSCTNPANGDTDYDGLSESEEEEYGTNPCISDTDGDGLSDGLEISMGYSPLHKNYDGDSYADKEEAEKGLDPYLYDKTWFEHIKDILAGATCGDAGEILVRYGILAERTLKSLGYLIGLIASGFIPFSDIRDAIASLVKLDFVGVFTNLLGFVPGIGDFADAARGFLKFIGLGEECISIAARFIFEKFEAWKSMFTSSVFLPIFAMLSKGQDNLKALESVVGNSGEVQKFTSEFAQHNSIDEIAKFINEQNIKFDTLKIQNIEGIEARVNEYMMKNNLTSKTIRAERFAVEAAVDYYTSLGYKCVYKARHGVKGPDLVFRKGDEYLIVEVKGAIEDFKNPMVGHKRLFNYVKDENTGEKKLLAQLSWEWLSTNPERYLGVMEKEMEPDEFARFKEFLKKKGQYRAALVYASKNERIRWDGGFDEYLKEAFIDNKNMKNIEILKMIY, encoded by the coding sequence CTGCAGCCGCTTACACACGATTTTGAAGCGGTAAAAAGCGCAATTGACAGAATTGACAGCTATGGTGGTACAAATATTGCAGCAGGTATAAGACTTGCAAATCAACAGTTAATTTCGTACAGTTCTGACGATAGAATAAAGGTAATAATACTTTTGACAGACGGTGAAGGATATTACGATGGAAACCTTACAGTTCAGGCAAAAGAGAATAATATAACAATTTACACAATTGGTTTGGGTACAAGCGTTGATGAAAATCTTTTGAAAAATATAGCTGCACAAACAGGTGGCATGTATTTTCCGGTATCATCTGCCTCCCAATTGCCTCAAGTATTTAAGAGGATAACCGAGATTGTAACAGAGCCCATTGATACGGATGGTGATGGAATACCGGACAGTGTAGAGGTTAAAGGTGCACGAACAGGTTTTGGCACTATGGTATATTCAGATCCAAATAACCCTGATACAGATGGAGATGGACTATCAGACAAAGATGAGATAGGTGAGCTTGTTTGTGGGCCAAACGGTGAATATTATAAGTCTTGTACAAATCCTGCGAATGGGGACACTGACTACGATGGGCTTTCTGAAAGTGAAGAAGAGGAGTATGGAACAAATCCATGTATAAGTGATACAGACGGTGATGGACTGTCAGATGGTCTTGAAATTAGCATGGGATATTCACCGCTTCACAAAAACTATGATGGTGATTCATATGCAGACAAAGAAGAGGCAGAGAAAGGTCTTGACCCGTACTTGTATGATAAAACATGGTTCGAACATATAAAAGACATTTTAGCAGGGGCAACATGCGGTGATGCAGGTGAGATACTTGTAAGGTATGGTATTTTGGCAGAAAGGACTTTAAAATCTCTTGGGTATTTAATAGGACTCATTGCTTCAGGGTTTATTCCATTTTCTGACATAAGAGATGCTATTGCGAGCCTTGTAAAACTTGATTTTGTAGGAGTTTTTACAAATCTACTGGGGTTTGTACCGGGTATTGGTGATTTTGCCGATGCTGCAAGAGGATTTTTGAAATTTATAGGACTTGGAGAAGAATGCATAAGTATTGCAGCAAGATTTATATTTGAAAAATTTGAAGCATGGAAGAGTATGTTTACATCATCAGTATTTTTACCTATTTTTGCAATGCTTTCAAAAGGGCAAGACAATCTTAAAGCATTAGAAAGTGTTGTAGGAAATAGTGGAGAAGTTCAAAAGTTTACATCTGAGTTTGCACAGCACAATTCCATTGACGAAATTGCTAAGTTCATTAATGAGCAAAATATAAAATTTGATACTTTAAAAATACAAAATATAGAAGGTATAGAGGCAAGAGTAAATGAATATATGATGAAGAATAATCTCACAAGTAAAACAATAAGGGCAGAAAGGTTTGCAGTCGAAGCTGCAGTTGACTATTATACATCACTTGGCTACAAATGCGTATACAAAGCACGGCATGGAGTAAAAGGACCAGATTTGGTTTTTAGGAAAGGAGACGAATATCTAATAGTAGAGGTGAAGGGGGCAATAGAAGACTTTAAAAATCCGATGGTAGGGCATAAAAGACTGTTTAACTATGTGAAAGATGAAAATACTGGGGAGAAGAAGTTACTTGCGCAGCTTTCTTGGGAATGGCTGAGTACAAATCCCGAGAGGTATTTAGGAGTGATGGAAAAAGAGATGGAGCCTGATGAATTTGCGAGATTTAAAGAGTTTTTAAAAAAGAAAGGGCAGTACAGGGCAGCGCTGGTATATGCGTCTAAGAACGAGAGGATAAGATGGGATGGGGGATTTGACGAATATTTAAAAGAGGCTTTTATTGACAATAAGAACATGAAGAACATAGAGATATTAAAGATGATATATTGA